ATGTTAAATATGATTTGGACTCGATAACCTGTGTGATGTCAGTTCCTAATGATCCCTCAAGCCGAATAAGAACAATCTTTCATGAGTTTACTCATCCCTATATTAACCCCCTTATAGATTCTCATTCCATGCTCTTTAGGAACTTAACATACTTTGTCGAAGAAGTTCAAAAAGAGTTTCCAACCGTAACTTCCAGAGATCCATTGCATTATGCCAGCAATTACTACTGGCGTGAGCTTTTAACTGAATCATTTGCCCTCTATCTAATAAGCCACTATAATTTAACAAAGGTAAAGTATTTAGAATTTTTAGACTTCGCATCTGGTTATTACTTGGTTGATGATATTATTAAGGAATTCAGGACTTTTGAGAAAACTAAGCGACCCACTGAAACACTTTCCGACTATTTTCCCACCTTAATTAAGCATCTACAGGAATTGGCTACTCCAAATAACGTAACACTGTACTTCAGACAAAAAGTTCCAGTTACAGTATTCTGGTTTCTTAATAGGGGCTATGCTACAGGAAGGATAATCATAGTTTATGGAACTCAGAATCCAGATGAGGAAGGTAATAGGTACGATAAAGAAAGTGCATTTCAGCTGAAGGACAATCTAAACAAAATGTTCTCCAAGACTTATGGCATTTCACCAACAATCATAGTTAAGAGTGATAAGGAGCTTACAGATGAAGACCTGAAAGAGAATATAATTCTTGTAGGCGGTCCAGTTGCCAACAACTTAACAAAAAGTCTCCAAAACAAAATGCCGATTAAATTCGTTTTAAATGGGACGTGGAGATTAAAACGGGATCCCAATTCAGTCAACAAGTTTTCCGCTTTTCTCTTTACTTCCTTTAGGAAACTTCCAATTGAGGAGCTTTCAATAGATGCTCCCATCCCCCAAGAATATCCACTCGGAGTTATTGAAGTTATCAGAAATCCTTGGAATGATAAAAATTTAATCCTTATTGTGGCTGGAGTTGACAGATATAGCACAAGGAGCATTGTAACCCAAGTGCAAGGTTTGCTTACCAGTTACATAATAGAGGGGAACAACTACCTCGAAGCTGGATTCTATGAAATATGGAAAACCTTGAAAAATAAAGTTATTGATGAAAACGTTTAGGCTTAAGAATAAATGTTGACAAGACAAACTATAAACGGATCCCAGAATTGTTAGACTTTCTAAAGAAGGAAGGGTTTGAAAATGTATCAATTTCTTATGGGATTGTTAGTGGTGTTTATTTCTCTGAGAGTGATATTCAGAAATATCTCCCATACCTTTGGAAAGAAACTTACAGACGAAGGTTTAAGGTTTGGACTAGCGTGGATATGATATTTGGGCATGTTATCGACCCGGAACTGAAAGTCTATTCATGTTGGGAGACGATCGGGGGATAGATACTGCATAGAGGTAAAAATTAGAGAAGATACATTAAACCTACATCCACTAAACAAGAAACCCATTTGAATTTGAAGAGTGTAGAAATTGTAAAACCTTAACCTATTTGTATGGCGGTTGTGCGTTTGTGTCGATATTGAAATACGGCACTCCAAATGCTCCAGGATGCATCCTTTATCTATATTGCGAGGCTGGATTACATTTTTATCATAAACTTCGGAGATAAAAGGAATATTTATTACTTCCAAGAATAAATTGGCATAAATAGTGAGCACATATGAAAATGAGAAAAATCTTTATAGCTTTGATATGCATTGGCATTATATTATTTTTCACTTTTGAAAATGTCACTATTAATCTAGAAAATTTCCAAATAATTGACGGAGAGAACATTCCCAAATCGAATGCATCCTTTCGTGACATTGCCGATTTAACCACACATAACTTTTCCAAGCTTGAAGTTAGATCTTATATAGAACTCACAATTAATCCTTCTTCTCAAAAAAGTTTAGAAGTGGATGGGAAGAAAATTTTGACAGTAAAAAACGTTAGAGAAAGCGACACAAGTAGAATATCACTGATATTTCCTAAGAGAGTTGTTATTGGAAATATTACAGCGAAAGGATGCTTTATTAAGAACGTTTCAATGGTCACCATGCCTCAAGCAAATATCTTGGTACTCGTTTTAAAGATACCAAAAGATAAAATTGGGAATATAACAATAGAGTATCATGCCGAAGTAATGCGCTTTGAGCCTTTTGTAAGTTACATAGAAATGAGAGAAAGCTGGAGCATTTTCAGAACAACCTATGATGGAAACGAACTCGTGTTATCATCCATGTGGCTATTGAGGGAACTTGAAACTTTTGAAAGCTATGAATCACAAATACGCCTGAAGGTTCCCAAGGGTTGGGAAGGAGTAGTAATAGACGAAAAAGGAGAAGGGTTCTGGGAGGTTATTTACAAAGGATCAACAAGAGAGGAGAATGTTCTTGTGTATAGCTCAAAAAATTCAAGAAATCCACTAATAATTGTGGGTAATTTCTCGCTCATTTGTAAAAATCTTTCAGGAATAACAATTAATGTGTATCAGGTGGGAAGAAAGAGAGAAGACGTTGTTTATGTTGTCTCCAAAATAGTGAGGAGTTATTCTAGAATTCTAGGAGGTTATCCATACTCCAGCCTCAAAATCTTTTACCTGGAGAGTTTAAACACTAAGGCGGGTTTTGAGTTCCCACAAGGAGTTATATTAATACATCCTAAAAGGAATGAAACTCTCCTCCTCGCCCATGAAATTGCCCACTCTTGGTTCGGTGATTATGCATCTTTTGGTAGGATGGATGAAACATTAGCAAATTATCTTGCTATAATGTCCATGAATTCTTATGAAGTGCTTAATTTTGTAGAACATTCTCCTTTAATTAATTCCACCTACACCTTAGCACAAGTTTATACGGAAGACGTGTTCAATCCACACACAGAAGGAATGGTGTACTACAAAGGTGCTTTTGTCTTCCGCTCCCTGCAGTTTGTTCTTGGTAATGAGACTTTCTTTAAAGGACTAAGGGAACTTTTGAGGGAATGTCATGATAAAGAATGCAATTTAACGGACGTTCAAAGTGTTTTTGAAAA
The window above is part of the Pyrococcus sp. NA2 genome. Proteins encoded here:
- a CDS encoding DUF4932 domain-containing protein — its product is MRNIAISVAIIYLMLFSTPALASTKSTQSSPKVIVEVNPNLELFAVVYILAFNGSEDFIIAPKSYIKDVLEYFEPYKEHPAVELIREIMPRDQPHYLKDHFIMDFAGNLATMPYLGNFSETDLLLSEFYRQLSGFAKESNFIRFYNSHRETYENAVKPLRDVIPKDFPKKFIEFFGYSYSEYRVELSYSLWIHAHVKYDLDSITCVMSVPNDPSSRIRTIFHEFTHPYINPLIDSHSMLFRNLTYFVEEVQKEFPTVTSRDPLHYASNYYWRELLTESFALYLISHYNLTKVKYLEFLDFASGYYLVDDIIKEFRTFEKTKRPTETLSDYFPTLIKHLQELATPNNVTLYFRQKVPVTVFWFLNRGYATGRIIIVYGTQNPDEEGNRYDKESAFQLKDNLNKMFSKTYGISPTIIVKSDKELTDEDLKENIILVGGPVANNLTKSLQNKMPIKFVLNGTWRLKRDPNSVNKFSAFLFTSFRKLPIEELSIDAPIPQEYPLGVIEVIRNPWNDKNLILIVAGVDRYSTRSIVTQVQGLLTSYIIEGNNYLEAGFYEIWKTLKNKVIDENV
- a CDS encoding M1 family aminopeptidase encodes the protein MKMRKIFIALICIGIILFFTFENVTINLENFQIIDGENIPKSNASFRDIADLTTHNFSKLEVRSYIELTINPSSQKSLEVDGKKILTVKNVRESDTSRISLIFPKRVVIGNITAKGCFIKNVSMVTMPQANILVLVLKIPKDKIGNITIEYHAEVMRFEPFVSYIEMRESWSIFRTTYDGNELVLSSMWLLRELETFESYESQIRLKVPKGWEGVVIDEKGEGFWEVIYKGSTREENVLVYSSKNSRNPLIIVGNFSLICKNLSGITINVYQVGRKREDVVYVVSKIVRSYSRILGGYPYSSLKIFYLESLNTKAGFEFPQGVILIHPKRNETLLLAHEIAHSWFGDYASFGRMDETLANYLAIMSMNSYEVLNFVEHSPLINSTYTLAQVYTEDVFNPHTEGMVYYKGAFVFRSLQFVLGNETFFKGLRELLRECHDKECNLTDVQSVFEKVSGQDLDWFFKEWFYTTKVPNYKIENLSLIQKNGKYIVSFDIIDKSNFTMPLEVEIITSKEKFVKKVWIKGKAKVSFEINDKPLKIILDPNEWMINENKEYSVDGMKVIVN